From the genome of Pseudomonas hamedanensis:
GCCATGTCAGGCCAAGGCAAGTTCAAAAAACAGCTTTCACTGATCGACCTCACATTTATCGGACTGGGAGCGATCTTCGGTTCCGGCTGGCTGTTCGCGGCCAGCCATGTGTCCGCCATCGCCGGGCCAGCGGGGATTTTCTCCTGGCTGCTGGGCGGTTTCGCCGTGTTGCTGCTGGGCATCGTGTATTGCGAATTGGGCGCGGCATTGCCCCGTGCCGGCGGTGTGGTGCGCTACCCGGTGTATTCCCATGGGCCGTTGCTCGGTTATCTGATGGGGTTCATCACCCTGATTGCCTTTTCCAGTCTGGTGGCGATCGAGGTGGTTGCCTCGCGCCAATACGCGGCGGCGTGGTTTCCCGACCTGACCAAGGCCGGCAGCAACGATCCGACGATCCTTGGCTGGCTGGTGCAGTTCGGCCTGCTCTGTGTGTTTTTCTTTCTCAACTATCGCAGCGTGAAGACCTTCGCCAAAGCCAACAACCTGGTGAGCGTTTTCAAGTTCATCGTGCCGTTGCTGGTGATCGGTGTGCTGTTCACCTTCTTCAAACCCGAGAACTTCCAGGTGCAAGGCTTCGCCCCGTTCGGTCTGTCAGGCGTCGAGATGGCGGTCTCGGCCGGTGGGATTATCTTTGCCTACCTGGGCCTGACGCCGATCATCTCGGTGGCCAGCGAGGTGAAAAATCCGCAGCGCACCATTCCCATCGCGCTGATTCTTTCGGTGCTGTTGTCGACCTTGATTTACGTGCTGCTGCAAATGGCGTTTCTCGGCAGCATCCCCACCGAAATGCTCGCCAACGGCTGGGCCGGCATCAGCAAGGAATTCGCCCTGCCTTATCGCGACATCGCCCTGGCGCTCGGTGTGGGCTGGCTGGCGTGGCTGGTGGTTGCCGACGCGGTGATCTCGCCGAGCGGCTGCGGCAACATTTACATGAACGCTACGCCGCGCGTGATCTACGGCTGGGCACAGACCGGGACGTTTTTCAAAGTCTTCACCCGCATCGACGAAAAGTCCGGCATTCCGCGCCCAGCGCTGTGGCTGACCTTCGCCCTGTCGGTGTTCTGGACCCTGCCGTTTCCGTCGTGGGAAGCGCTGATCAATGTGGTTTCGGCTGCACTGGTGCTGAGCTACGCCGTGGCGCCCGTGTCGGTCGCCGCGCTGCGTCGCAATGCGCCGGACATGCCACGCCCGTTCCGGGTCAAGGGCATGGGCGTGCTCGGACCGGTGTCGTTCATCATCGCCGCGCTGATCGTCTATTGGTCGGGCTGGAACACCGTGTCGTGGCTGCTTGGCCTGCAAATCCTGATGTTTGTCTTGTATCTGCTCTGCGGCCGTTTCGTGCCGACCGCTCACCTGAGTCTGGCGCGTCAAGTGCGTTCGTCGGCGTGGCTGATCGCCTTCTACGCCGTGACCATCGTGCTGTCGAAACTCGGCACCTTCGGCGGACTGGGCATCCTCGCTCATCCGTTCGACACGATCGTCGTCGCCGCTTGCGCCACCGGGATTTATTACTGGGGCGCGGCGACCGGTGTGCCAGCGCACCTCTTGCGTCTGGACGAGGACGACGAAAGCGAAGCCGCCATGCCCTCCGCCACTGTCAATGCACGCCCTGCCGGCGCCTACTGAATTCACCCAACGGGACATGTTCATGAAACGAGTACACGTGATTGATTCCCACACCGGCGGCGAACCGACGCGCCTGGTGATGAGCGGCTTCCCCGAGCTGCCCGGCAACAGCATGGCCGAGCAGCGCGATGTTCTGCGCAACCAGCACGATCAGTGGCGCCGCGCCTGTCTGCTGGAGCCGCGCGGCAACGACGTGTTGGTCGGCGCGCTGTATCGCGCGCCAGTGTCGCCGGACGCCACGTGCGGGGTGATTTTCTTCAACAACGCCGGCTATCTGGGCATGTGCGGCCACGGCACCATCGGCCTGATCAATTCATTGCACTATCTGGGACGGATCGCGCCGGGGGTGCACAAGATCGACACACCGGTCGGCCAGGTCAGCGCCACCTTGCACGACGATGGCTCGGTCACTCTGGGCAACGTGCCCGCCTGGCGTTATCGCAAACAAGTCCCGGTGGACGTTCCGGGATTTGGCCGCGTGGTCGGAGATATCGCCTATGGCGGCAACTGGTTTTACCTGGTCTCCGAGCATGGCCAGACCTTGCACATGGACAATGTCGAACACCTGACGGCATACACCTGGGCGATGCTCAAAGCGCTGGAAGACCAGGGCATTCATGGCGAAGACGGCGCGGTCATCGACCACATCGAACTGTTCGCCGACGACGCCAGCGCCGACAGCCGCAACTTCGTCATGTGCCCCGGCAAAGCCTACGACCGCTCACCGTGCGGCACCGGCACCAGCGCCAAACTCGCGTG
Proteins encoded in this window:
- a CDS encoding APC family permease; the protein is MSGQGKFKKQLSLIDLTFIGLGAIFGSGWLFAASHVSAIAGPAGIFSWLLGGFAVLLLGIVYCELGAALPRAGGVVRYPVYSHGPLLGYLMGFITLIAFSSLVAIEVVASRQYAAAWFPDLTKAGSNDPTILGWLVQFGLLCVFFFLNYRSVKTFAKANNLVSVFKFIVPLLVIGVLFTFFKPENFQVQGFAPFGLSGVEMAVSAGGIIFAYLGLTPIISVASEVKNPQRTIPIALILSVLLSTLIYVLLQMAFLGSIPTEMLANGWAGISKEFALPYRDIALALGVGWLAWLVVADAVISPSGCGNIYMNATPRVIYGWAQTGTFFKVFTRIDEKSGIPRPALWLTFALSVFWTLPFPSWEALINVVSAALVLSYAVAPVSVAALRRNAPDMPRPFRVKGMGVLGPVSFIIAALIVYWSGWNTVSWLLGLQILMFVLYLLCGRFVPTAHLSLARQVRSSAWLIAFYAVTIVLSKLGTFGGLGILAHPFDTIVVAACATGIYYWGAATGVPAHLLRLDEDDESEAAMPSATVNARPAGAY
- a CDS encoding 4-hydroxyproline epimerase encodes the protein MKRVHVIDSHTGGEPTRLVMSGFPELPGNSMAEQRDVLRNQHDQWRRACLLEPRGNDVLVGALYRAPVSPDATCGVIFFNNAGYLGMCGHGTIGLINSLHYLGRIAPGVHKIDTPVGQVSATLHDDGSVTLGNVPAWRYRKQVPVDVPGFGRVVGDIAYGGNWFYLVSEHGQTLHMDNVEHLTAYTWAMLKALEDQGIHGEDGAVIDHIELFADDASADSRNFVMCPGKAYDRSPCGTGTSAKLACLAADDKLQPGAPWVQASITGSQFEGRFEWEGERIRPFITGRAYMTADSTLLIDENDPFAWGI